A region of the Candidatus Eisenbacteria bacterium genome:
CGCAGGATGGGAAACGCGTGGAGGTAGTTGTCGCGATATCCGTCGTCGAAGGTCACGGCGATCGCGTTCTCCGGGACCGACCCGGCGCGAAGTCCGCGCACGAGGTCGGAGAGCCGGAGGACGCGGTATCGCGACGCCACGTACTCCATCTGCCGCCGGAACACCTCGACCGGAACGCCCCCGAAGTAGGGGTCACGCTGGTCGTTCACGCGGTGGTAGATCAGGATCTGAGCCGCGGCGCGCCGGCGGCGGCGGACGAACGGAAACGCGCGCAGGCCGCCCTCCGTGGTGACGCGCGTCCGCTCGAGGAGGGGCCGCGCGAGCGACAGGAGTCCCGTGGCATGCAGGAAACGGGCGGTCCGCCTCAAGAGCGCGGCGCGAACGCCCGAAGAGTTCCGTGTCATGCCGGCATGGTACCATCCCGGCTCGAGCGCGCCCGCGCCGGGCTTGCGGCGCGGGCCGGCACCACCCCGGGAGAGTCTTCACGATGTGCGGTGTAGCGGGACTGTTCGACATGCGGGAGCGCCGTCCCCCCGACCGTTCTCTCATGCAGCGCATGGGAGACGTGATCCTCCACCGGGGCCCCGACTCGGACGGCTTCCTCGAGGAGCCCGGCGTGGGGCTCGTGTTCCGGCGGCTCGCCATCATCGACGTGAAGGGCGGGGACCAGCCCATCTTCAACGAGGACCGGACCGTCGCCCTGGTCTACAACGGGGAGATCTACAACTTCCAGTCCCTCGTGGAGGAGCTCGTCTCGCTCGGGCACCGCTTCCGGACGCGAACCGACACCGAGGTCGTCGTCCACGCCTGGGAGGAGTGGGGCGAGCGGTGCGTCGACCGGTTCCGCGGGATGTTCGCGTTCGCGCTCTGGGATCGTTCCCGCGAGACACTCTTCCTCGCGCGCGATCGTCTCGGCGTGAAACCGCTCCACTACGCGGCGCTCCCCGACGGAACGCTCGTCTTCGGATCCGAGCTCAAGTCGATCCTGTGCCATCCCGGACTGTCGCGCGCGATCGATCCGTGCGCGGTCGAGGAGTACTTCGCGTTCGGCTACATCGCCGATCCCCGCACCATCCTGAGCCAGGTCCGGAAGCTGCCGCCGGGACACACGCTGTGCGTGCGCCGTGGCGAGCCCCTGCCCGAGCCGCGCGAGTACTGGGACGTCTCCTTCCGTCCGAACGGGGTCCGCACCCTGGACGAGGCGTGCGAGGAGCTGATCCCGCGCTTCCGGGAGTGCGTCCGGTTGCGGCTGATCTCGGAGGTCCCGCTCGGCGCGTTCCTCTCGGGCGGCGTCGATTCGAGCGCGGTGGTCGCGATGATGGCAGGGCTCTCGTCCGGGCCGGTGAACACCTGCACGATGGCCTTCGGGGAGCGCGCCTTCGACGAGTCGGCGTACGCCGAGGAAGTCGCCACGAGGTACGGGACGAGTCATCAGGTGGAGCGCGTGAATCCCGACAGCTTCGAGCTGATCGGTCTCCTGGGCGGGATCTACGACGAGCCCTTCGCGGACAGCTCCGCCATTCCGACCTACCGCGTCTGCGGCCTGGCGCGGAAGCGCGTCACGGTCGCGCTCTCCGGGGACGGCGGGGACGAGAGCCTCGCGGGATACCGGCGCTACCGATGGCACCTGCACGAGGAGACGCTGCGACGTGCCGTGCCCGGCGCGATCCGCCGTCCGCTCTTCCGCGCCCTGGGCGCGGCGTACCCGAAGGCGGACTGGGCGCCGCGGATCTTCCGCGCGAAGGCCACCCTGCTCGGCATCTCGCGCGACTCGCTCGACGGATACTTCCACAGCGTCTCGCTCATGACCGACGAGCAGCGTCGGAGCCTCTACACGGAGTCCTTCCGTTCCGAGCTCCAGGGCTATCACGCGATCGAGGTGTTCCGGCGCCACGGCCGGCGGGCCCCCCGCTCGAGCCCCCTGTCCCTGGTGCAGTACCTGGATCTGAAGACGTACCTGCCGGGAGACATCCTCACGAAGGTGGACCGCGCGAGCATGGCGCATTCGCTCGAGGTCCGGGGTCCGCTGCTCGATCACACGCTCGTCGAGTGGCTCGCGGGTCTGCCTCCCGCGTGGAAGCTGCGTCAGGGACGCGGCAAGTACCTCTTCACGCGGGCGCTGGAGCCGTATCTGTCGAAGGAGCTCCTCTACCGGCCCAAGATGGGGTTCGGCGTCCCGCTCGCGTCGTGGTTCCGCGGCCCCCTTCGCGAGCGGCTGCGCCAGGCGGTGCTCGGGGAGACGATGCATGGGCTCGGATGGTTCGAACGGAGCGCGATCCAGCGCATGGTCGACCAGCACCAGTCCGGCGTGCGCGACCACAGCGCACCGCTCTGGAGTCTCATGATGTTCGAGGCGAGCGTGAGCCGGCTCCTCGGCAGGACGCCGGTCGAGGCGGAAGGGACGGAGGTCGGCGCGGGAACGGCGTGACGCTTCGGTGGCGAGCGCTCAGGGCCCCGGCCGGGTCCGGCGGCCCGCCGACACGTCCCGGGCCGCGGTGTCCTCGGCCTCCGCGAGCCACGCTCTCGCGGTCACGAGATCCGGGTCCAGCCGGAGGGCTTCCTTGAGCTCGAGGATCCCGGCGGAGACGGCCCCCAGCTCCACCAGGTAGTGGCCGTACTGGGCGCGCGTGTATCCGTAGAGCGGATACTCCTTGAGCGCCTTCTCGAAGAAGCTGATCGCGAGCCCCGGCTGGTTGATCTTCCTGCCGATCCCCACCATCATGTTCAGGGCTCCGGGATGGTTGGGGAACCGCTCCAGCGTGTACTCGCAATCCCTCTGCGCCCAGCTGAGATCCCCGCCGTGGTAGTTCTTGAAGACCCGCTCGTCGAAGTGGGCGCCCTCCACGAGCCCGAGGAGGTACTTCACCTCGGGGTACATCTGCGCGGTGAAGTAGTCCTGGTTGTACAGCGTGCCCGAGGCGCCGCGCTCCTCGCGGGGCGTGCCGATCCGTCCCCACTCGGTCCCCTGCCCCAGGGATCGTGCAGGAAGCGAGAGCGAGACCAGCGCAATGCAAGCTGCAAGGCTCCGAAACTTCATGGTCCTCCCCTGCGGCAAGTCTTCCTCGAGGACGGTAGCACGTAGAGTGCCGGAGCGTAAACGCCGCGCCCGTGTCAGGCGCGTCGCGCGCGCTCCGGGGACCGGCTCGAGTCGTGCAACTCGGTGAGGATCGACTCGATCGACGCGACGTGGGCGTCCCATCGGTGCTCGCGCTCCACGTATGCGCGCGCTTGGGCCCCGCACCGCGCCGCCAGCGCCGGA
Encoded here:
- a CDS encoding XrtA/PEP-CTERM system amidotransferase is translated as MCGVAGLFDMRERRPPDRSLMQRMGDVILHRGPDSDGFLEEPGVGLVFRRLAIIDVKGGDQPIFNEDRTVALVYNGEIYNFQSLVEELVSLGHRFRTRTDTEVVVHAWEEWGERCVDRFRGMFAFALWDRSRETLFLARDRLGVKPLHYAALPDGTLVFGSELKSILCHPGLSRAIDPCAVEEYFAFGYIADPRTILSQVRKLPPGHTLCVRRGEPLPEPREYWDVSFRPNGVRTLDEACEELIPRFRECVRLRLISEVPLGAFLSGGVDSSAVVAMMAGLSSGPVNTCTMAFGERAFDESAYAEEVATRYGTSHQVERVNPDSFELIGLLGGIYDEPFADSSAIPTYRVCGLARKRVTVALSGDGGDESLAGYRRYRWHLHEETLRRAVPGAIRRPLFRALGAAYPKADWAPRIFRAKATLLGISRDSLDGYFHSVSLMTDEQRRSLYTESFRSELQGYHAIEVFRRHGRRAPRSSPLSLVQYLDLKTYLPGDILTKVDRASMAHSLEVRGPLLDHTLVEWLAGLPPAWKLRQGRGKYLFTRALEPYLSKELLYRPKMGFGVPLASWFRGPLRERLRQAVLGETMHGLGWFERSAIQRMVDQHQSGVRDHSAPLWSLMMFEASVSRLLGRTPVEAEGTEVGAGTA